One Triticum dicoccoides isolate Atlit2015 ecotype Zavitan chromosome 5B, WEW_v2.0, whole genome shotgun sequence genomic window carries:
- the LOC119312565 gene encoding ras-related protein Rab11C-like → MAHRVDNEYDYLFKIVLIGDSGVGKSNILSRFTRNEFCLESKSTIGVEFATRTLQVEGKTIKAQIWDTAGQERYRAITSAYYRGAVGALLVYDITKKLSFENINRWLSELRNHADSNIVIMMVGNKSDLNHLRSVQEEEGQALAEKEGLSFLETSALEALNVEKAFQTILSDIHQIISKKALAAQEAAGSGPPTQGTTINVADSSGNMKKGCCST, encoded by the exons atgGCGCACCGGGTGGacaacgagtacgactacctcttcAAGATCGTGCTCATCGGCGACTCCGGCGTCGGCAAGTCCAACATCCTCTCCCGCTTCACCCGCAACGAGTTCTGCCTCGAGTCCAAGTCCACCATCGGCGTCGAGTTCGCCACCCGCACCCTCCAG GTAGAAGGCAAGACCATTAAAGCTCAGATATGGGATACTGCTGGCCAAGAGAGGTACCGTGCAATCACAAGTGCTTACTACAGGGGAGCTGTGGGAGCTCTTTTGGTGTATGACATAACAAAGAAGCTATCATTCGAAAACATCAATAGGTGGCTCAGTGAGCTCCGTAACCATGCTGACTCCAACATCGTCATTATGATGGTTGGAAACAAATCCGACCTTAACCACCTGAGGTCAGTTCAGGAGGAAGAAGGACAGGCATTAGCAGAGAAGGAAGGGCTATCCTTCCTTGAGACCTCGGCACTGGAAGCCTTGAACGTTGAGAAGGCGTTTCAGACTATCCTTTCCGACATCCATCAGATCATAAGCAAGAAGGCGCTGGCTGCCCAGGAGGCTGCAGGAAGTGGACCTCCGACTCAAGGAACCACCATCAATGTTGCCGATTCATCCGGCAACATGAAGAAAGGGTGCTGTTCTACCTAG
- the LOC119306637 gene encoding uncharacterized protein LOC119306637 — protein sequence MFKSDHSHGSDHDNLQLYFAIPQKEHWIVCCINLLYKQINIFDSGRKLKNDEAYEISNNLVSNFVTLAAHAKAFTNLDFMKFTCFNPPECPQQKTYYDCGIFAMLFMKQWDGKKMAEFSKDTYDHRALITEEILTSQLNTQDPSWVLKKK from the exons ATGTTCAAATCTGACCACTCACATGGCTCTGACCATGATAATTTGCAGCTATACTTCGCCATCCCCCAAAAAGAACATTGGATCGTGTGCTGCATCAACCTTCTGTACAAACAGATCAACATATTTGACTCAGGCAGAAAGCTCAAGAATGACGAGGCATACGAGATATCCAACAATCTG GTTAGCAATTTTGTGACACTTGCGGCACATGCTAAAGCTTTCACAAATTTGGATTTCATGAAGTTCACGTGTTTCAACCCTCCGGAATGCCCCCAACAGAAAACATA CTATGATTGTGGAATATTCGCAATGCTCTTCATGAAGCAATGGGATGGGAAGAAAATGGCAGAATTTAGCAAG GACACTTATGACCATCGCGCGCTTATCACAGAAGAAATCCTCACTTCACAACTCAACACTCAAGATCCAAGCTGGGTACTGAAGAAGAAATGA